One genomic region from Cellulomonas hominis encodes:
- a CDS encoding SGNH/GDSL hydrolase family protein has product MTDHVLFIGDSVTDCDRRTDPEGLGRGYVRLLAEGPLAGARVTNRGVNGHRIADLAARWDRDVLDQAPDLLSVLIGVNDTWRRFDSGEPSPVDAFEATYRDLLSRALAAGVRRLVLVEPFVLPVTADQGRWWAEDLGARVDAVHRVAADHGATLVPAAAHLTALASSRGAAALAADGVHPTADGHRELADLWWRTAGA; this is encoded by the coding sequence GTGACCGACCACGTGCTGTTCATCGGCGACTCCGTGACCGACTGCGACCGGCGGACCGACCCCGAGGGCCTCGGCCGCGGCTACGTCCGGCTGCTGGCGGAGGGCCCGCTCGCCGGCGCCCGCGTCACCAACCGCGGCGTGAACGGCCACCGGATCGCGGACCTCGCCGCACGGTGGGACCGCGACGTCCTCGACCAGGCGCCCGACCTGCTCTCGGTGCTCATCGGCGTCAACGACACCTGGCGGCGGTTCGACTCCGGCGAGCCCTCCCCCGTCGACGCGTTCGAGGCCACCTACCGGGACCTGCTGTCCCGGGCCCTCGCCGCCGGGGTCCGCCGGCTCGTGCTGGTCGAGCCGTTCGTCCTGCCGGTGACCGCCGACCAGGGTCGCTGGTGGGCCGAGGACCTCGGGGCGCGGGTCGACGCCGTGCACCGGGTGGCCGCCGACCACGGGGCGACGCTCGTGCCCGCGGCCGCGCACCTCACGGCCCTGGCGTCGTCCCGGGGCGCCGCGGCGCTCGCCGCGGACGGCGTGCACCCCACCGCCGACGGCCACCGCGAGCTCGCCGACCTGTGGTGGCGGACCGCCGGCGCCTGA
- the glgB gene encoding 1,4-alpha-glucan branching protein GlgB, translating into MERPAETSPVTVDHDTLRAVASGAHHDPHGVLGAHLTPNGLVVRTLRPLADAVAVVTATGTTAAAHEQDGIWVALLPDRQVVDYRVEVTYGEHTSRVDDPYRYLPTVQELDRHLIREGRHEQLWTVLGANVHRYPGALGEVEGTAFAVWAPNARAVRVVGDFNHWQGTTHAMRSLGDSGVWEIFVPGVTAGARYKFEVLGADGTWRQKADPLAKGTEVPPATASVVVESGFRWGDDAWLERRRSHDPHSGPMSIYEVHLGSWRQGLSYRDLAAQLTEYVLEMGFTHVELLPVSEHPFGGSWGYQVSSYYAPTSRFGHPDDFRYLVDTLHRAGIGVILDWVPAHFPKDEWALARFDGTPLYEHPDPMRGEQPDWGTYVFNFGRNEVRNFLVANATYWLEEFHADGLRVDAVASMLYLDYSREPGQWRPNAHGGRENLEAIAFLQEANATAYRRTPGVVMIAEESTAWPGVTTPTNGGGLGFGLKWNMGWMNDTLRYLAELPINRRYHHHEATFSLVYAFSEQFVLPISHDEVVHGKGSVMRKMPGDDWQQLAGVRALLGYQWSHPGKQLLFMGTEFAQGTEWAESRSLDWYLLDHAPHRGVQACVRDLNAFYRSHSAMWTLDHSPQGFEWIDANDADRNVLAYLRRDDRGGVVAVVVNFAGVPHENYRLALPQGGTWVEAINTDAEVYGGSGVGNLGRVQARPEPYHGRAFSATLRVPPLGVLYLVPA; encoded by the coding sequence ATGGAACGCCCGGCTGAGACGTCGCCCGTCACCGTCGACCACGACACGCTGCGCGCCGTCGCATCCGGCGCGCACCACGACCCGCACGGCGTCCTCGGCGCGCACCTGACGCCGAACGGGCTCGTCGTGCGCACCCTGCGGCCGCTGGCCGACGCGGTCGCGGTCGTCACGGCGACCGGGACCACCGCCGCCGCGCACGAGCAGGACGGCATCTGGGTGGCGCTCCTGCCCGACCGGCAGGTCGTCGACTACCGCGTCGAGGTGACCTACGGCGAGCACACCTCCCGCGTGGACGACCCGTACCGCTACCTGCCGACCGTCCAGGAGCTCGACCGGCACCTCATCCGCGAGGGCCGGCACGAGCAGCTCTGGACCGTCCTCGGCGCGAACGTGCACCGCTACCCCGGTGCCCTGGGCGAGGTCGAGGGCACCGCGTTCGCCGTCTGGGCGCCCAACGCCCGCGCCGTCCGCGTGGTCGGCGACTTCAACCACTGGCAGGGCACGACCCACGCCATGCGGTCGCTCGGCGACTCGGGCGTCTGGGAGATCTTCGTCCCCGGCGTCACGGCCGGCGCACGGTACAAGTTCGAGGTCCTCGGCGCCGACGGCACCTGGCGGCAGAAGGCGGACCCGCTGGCGAAGGGCACCGAGGTCCCGCCCGCGACCGCGTCGGTCGTCGTGGAGTCCGGCTTCCGGTGGGGCGACGACGCCTGGCTGGAGCGCCGGCGGTCCCACGACCCGCACAGCGGCCCGATGAGCATCTACGAGGTGCACCTCGGCTCCTGGCGGCAGGGACTGTCCTACCGCGACCTGGCCGCCCAGCTCACCGAGTACGTCCTCGAGATGGGCTTCACGCACGTCGAGCTGCTGCCGGTGTCCGAGCACCCCTTCGGGGGCTCCTGGGGCTACCAGGTGTCCTCGTACTACGCCCCGACCTCGCGGTTCGGCCACCCCGACGACTTCCGGTACCTCGTCGACACCCTGCACCGCGCCGGCATCGGCGTCATCCTCGACTGGGTGCCGGCGCACTTCCCCAAGGACGAGTGGGCGCTGGCCCGCTTCGACGGCACCCCGCTGTACGAGCACCCGGACCCCATGCGCGGCGAGCAGCCCGACTGGGGCACGTACGTCTTCAACTTCGGGCGCAACGAGGTCCGGAACTTCCTCGTCGCGAACGCGACCTACTGGCTCGAGGAGTTCCACGCCGACGGCCTGCGGGTCGACGCCGTCGCCTCGATGCTCTACCTCGACTACTCCCGCGAGCCCGGCCAGTGGCGGCCGAACGCGCACGGCGGCCGCGAGAACCTCGAGGCGATCGCGTTCCTCCAGGAAGCCAACGCCACGGCCTACCGGCGCACCCCCGGGGTCGTCATGATCGCCGAGGAGTCCACCGCCTGGCCCGGCGTCACCACGCCGACGAACGGCGGCGGCCTCGGCTTCGGACTCAAGTGGAACATGGGCTGGATGAACGACACGCTCCGCTACCTCGCGGAGCTGCCCATCAACCGGCGGTACCACCACCACGAGGCGACGTTCTCCCTCGTGTACGCGTTCTCCGAGCAGTTCGTCCTGCCCATCAGCCACGACGAGGTCGTGCACGGCAAGGGCTCCGTCATGCGCAAGATGCCCGGGGACGACTGGCAGCAGCTCGCCGGCGTCCGCGCCCTGCTCGGGTACCAGTGGTCGCACCCCGGCAAGCAGCTGCTCTTCATGGGCACGGAGTTCGCGCAGGGCACCGAGTGGGCGGAGTCCCGCTCCCTCGACTGGTACCTGCTCGACCACGCCCCGCACCGGGGCGTCCAGGCGTGCGTCCGGGACCTCAACGCGTTCTACCGCTCGCACTCGGCGATGTGGACGCTGGACCACAGCCCGCAGGGGTTCGAGTGGATCGACGCCAACGACGCCGACCGGAACGTCCTCGCGTACCTGCGCCGGGACGACCGCGGCGGCGTCGTGGCCGTCGTCGTGAACTTCGCGGGTGTGCCGCACGAGAACTACCGGCTGGCCCTCCCCCAGGGCGGGACATGGGTCGAGGCGATCAACACGGACGCCGAGGTCTACGGCGGGTCCGGGGTGGGGAACCTCGGGCGCGTGCAGGCGCGGCCGGAGCCGTACCACGGGCGCGCGTTCTCGGCGACGCTGCGGGTGCCGCCGTTGGGCGTGCTGTACCTCGTCCCGGCCTGA